A window of Halopseudomonas sabulinigri genomic DNA:
CGTAGTGGGCGTAGCAGCAGCCGTTCGATGGCGAAGGCAAACAGCAACACGAAGAGGATCAGCAGGGCGCCCAGGCCGAGCAGTACTGGCAGCAGCCAGGTACGGTCAATGACCTGGGCGCTGTTCAGGTCGATAGCATTGGCAACAAACCAGTTCAGCTCAGGGATGTAGGACAGGGCCAGCAGTCGCGCATGGCCGTCCAGGCTGACCGTGCGCACCTGCACGGCGCCGGGCTCGGCCTGTACCGCCTGCATGGCGGCGAGCACTGAGGCTCTCTGCTCGTCATTGGCTAGCAGGTCGAGCAGGGTGTTGCCGGCCGCGGCCTTGGCATCGGCGCCCGAGTTCAGGGCTATCAGGCTACGGTCCTGGTGCGCCTGAATAGCGCCTTCACTATCCAGAATCATCGGCGTGACGCCGCTGTCGTCGCTGGCGATGAAGTCGCGGATGAAACTCGACAAATCCACGCCCGAACCGGCCAGCGCCAGCACCTCGCCGTTGTCGTCTTTCACCACCATATTGAGCCACACCTTGGTGGTGTTCAGCTCCGGGTTCAAGTCGACATTGATGTTGAAGTTCTCAGTGTCGCGCAGCGTGGCGAAAAACCAGCTGTCGGCCGGCGCGTCGGGGTTCAGCGTGTAGCGCGGTTCGCGGCTGAGCGGCTCGTCGTTGCCGTTGAAGTAGTAGCCCATGTTGCTCAACATGCCAATGAAGTAGGCATGGTCACGAAAATCCTGGCGATACCGCTCGGCCTCGCGGAAAAACAGGTCTTTCTTTTCCGGGTTTTGCGGGTCTTTCAGCCACTGCAGGGTGACCTCGGAGTTGGCCAGTCGCAGCGACAACGCCAGCTCGCGGCTGATGGGCGCGCGAATCTTTTCCCGGCTCAGCAGTGTGGCGTTGCGCGCGTACGCCTCGCCGAAATGTTCGTGAATGCCGCTGAGTAACGACCAGCCGATCAGGCCGGCGGGCAGTAACGCCAGCAAGCCGGCCAACAGCAACGCAACAAGGGATTTACCACGCAAGCCGAAAGCGGCCATGAGAACGTCCTTTTCATGATCAGGTAAGGCCGGGGAAGGTCCCCGGCTACAGCAACATAATCAGTTCGCCTGATATACCAGTTTTCCGTTGCACAGGGTGTGGGTCACGGCAGCGGGTGCGCCCTGCCCGATAAACGGACAGTTGGCCCCGCGCGACAGCCAGTTGCGGCCAATCTCGCAGGCCTGTGCGGGGTCGAACAGGGTAATGTCCGCCGCGCCGCCCAGTGTCAGCTGGCCTGCCTGCAGATGCAAGGCAGCCGCGGGGCCAGTGGTCAGCCGTGAGAGCAGGGCGGGCAGTTCAAGCAGGCCGTCGGCCACCAGCGTCAGCGCCAGCGGCAGCAGTATCTCGACGCTGCTGATGCCCGGTGCGGAGGCAGCAAAGGGCACCCGCTTCGCTTCCGGCTCATGCGGGCGGTGGTGCGAGGCAATGGCCTGAATCACGCCGCTCTGTACCGCTTCGCGCAGCGCCCGGCGGTCTGCCGCAGAGCGCAGCGGCGGCATCACATGCAGCAGGCTGGAGAAGCCATTCAGGTCCTCATCGCAGAGTAGTAGCTGATAGGCGGCGACGTCGGCGGTGACCGGCAGACCGCGCGCCTGGGCGGTGGCCAGCATGTCGACCGCACGGGCACTGGTCAGCCCGCTGAAATGGGCGCGCACCCCGGTCTGTTCGATCAGCAACAGGTCGCGCGCCAGGGCCACGGTTTCGGCGCTCTCGGGAATGCCGACCAGCCCCAGGCGCGAGGCGGTAGGGCCCTCGTGTGCCATGCCGCCCTCAGCCAGTGAGGGGTCCAGCGGGGTGAAAATGATGGGCACATCGAAGGTAGCAGCGTACTCCAGCGATCGGCGCAGGATGCGGTTGCTGCCCATGGGGTTCAGGCCCTGGGTGAAGGCCACGCAGCCGGCATCGCGCAGCGCAACCAGCTCGCTCAGGTGTTCGCCTTCGAGGTTTTTGGTCAGTGCGCCAATCGGTAGCACCCGAGCATGGCCGGCGGCCTGACTGCGGTCGAGGATCAGCTCGGCTACCGCCGAGGTATCCAGTACCGGCTTGCTGTCCGGGGGGCAGCAGAGACTGGTGACGCCACCGGCGGCGGCGGCGCGGGTTTCGCTGTCGATGCTGCCCTTGCGGCTGTAGCCGGGCTCGCGCAGGCTGACGTTCAGGTCGACCAGACCGGGGCTGGCGATCAGGCCGCGGGCGTCAATGGTCTGATTGGCGGTGAAGCCTTCCGGCGCAGCACCCATCGCCTGGATGTGGCCGGCGGCGATATGCAGGTCGGTGATTCGGTCAAACTGGCTAGCCGGGTCGATCACCCGTGCGCCTTGAATGGTCAGTCGCATGGTTCAGTTGGCTTCCTGGGTGAGCTGGCGTTGAGTGGTCTGCCCGGTCATGGCCATGGACATCACAGCCATGCGCACGGCAATGCCGTAGGTAACCTGCTTGAGGATCACTGACTGCGGGCCATCGGCCACCTCGGACTCGATTTCGACGCCGCGGTTGATCGGGCCCGGGTGCATCACCAGGGCGTCCGGTTTAGCCAGGGCCAGGGTCTCGCGGGTCAGGCCGTAGAGTTTGTAGAACTCGCCTTCACTGGGCAGCAAGCCGCTTTGCATGCGCTCTTTCTGCAATCGCAGCATGATCACCACATCAACATCGCGCAGGCCCACGCGCAGATCGTTGAATACCCGCACGCCATACTGGTCGATGCCTTCGGGCAGCAATGTGCGCGGGGCGATCACGCGAATATCCGGGCAGCCGAGCGTCTTCAGTGCCTGCATGTTGGAGCGCGCTACGCGCGAGTGCAGGATGTCCCCAACGATGGCGACGGACAGCTTCTCGAAATCGCCGCGATGGCGGCGGATGGTCAGCATGTCGAGCATCGCCTGGGTCGGGTGCGCGTGGTTGCCGTCGCCAGCGTTGATTACGGCGACATCCGGGCACACCCGTTCGGCGATGAAGTGCGCGGCGCCCGAGTCGCCGTGGCGTACCACGAACATGTCTGCCGCCATGGCTTCGAGGTTCTGCAGCGTGTCGTACAGGGTCTCGCCCTTGCTGGTGGACGAGGTCGAGATATTCAGGTTGAGCACGTCGGCGGACAGGCGCTTGGCGGCCAACTCGAAAGTAGTACGCGTACGGGTGGAGTTCTCGAAAAACACGTTGCACACCGTTTTGCCGCGCAACAGTGGGACCTTCTTGACTGCGCGTTCGCCGACCTCAAGGAAGGAATCGGCGGTATCCAGCAGCTCGGTCAGCAATTCCCGGGAGAGGCCTTCAATGGTGAGAAAGTGGCGCAGCTGGCCCTGATGGTTCAGTTGCAGGTGATGCGGCGTCTGGCTCATGGCTGTCTCAGTTGGTAGCGGCGTTCAGGGTTAACTGCAGCGGGCTTGGGCCGGTCAATTTTACCCGCTGGCCTGGGGGCAGTGCGAGGCTGGCACCGAGAATGTCGGCACGTACCGGCAATTGCCGGGCTTCGATGTCGAGCAGGGTAACCAGCGTCACCGACGCCGGGCGGCCGTAGTCGAACAGCTCGTTGAGCGCGGCGCGAATGGTGCGGCCGGTCATCAGCACGTCATCGACCAGAATCAGGTGCCGACCGTCAACGGTAAAGGGCAGCTCGGAGGGGCGTACGCGCTGCGGCAGACCGTGCTGTTCAAAGTCGTCACGGTAAAAGGCGATATCCAGTGTGCCCATGGGCGCCTCCGGGGCGACCTGCTGATGCAGCGCTTCCGAGATCCACACGCCGCCGGTATGAATGCCGACGAAGGCAGGGTCTTCAATCTGGCGTTCTTTCAGGTAGCGGCTCAGTTGGTCGGCCATCTGCTGCAGCAGTGGGCCTACCTCGGGCAATGCGGTCATGAATTCTCCTTGGGCTGGCTGGCGAGCCAGGTTTCGAGCAGCAGGGCGGCGGCCAGGCTGTCTACCGGGTTGTCCCGATAGCTGCCGGGTGTGCGCCGCTGATCGCGCAACTGTTGTTTGGCTTCAAAGGTGGAAAGGCGTTCGTCAATGCACTGCGCGGGCAGCTGAAAGCGGCCTTCCAGACGACGGGCAAACTTGCTGGCACGGGCGCTCATCTCGGAGTCACTGCCGTCCATGTTCAGCGGCAGGCCGACAATCAGGATGTCCGGTTTCCACTCCTTGATCAGCTTGCCGATCTGCTCCCAATCCGGGATGCCATCACGGGCTCGCAGATTGGCCAGCGGTTCGGCGCTGCCGGTGAGGGTCTGACCCACGGCCACGCCAATCTGCCGGGTGCCGTAATCGAACGCCATGGCACGTTGGTGGTGCGACATCAGGCGTGGCCCGCCTGGCTGGTCAACAGCGCCCAGTCGACGCCGAGTGAGCGCGCCGCCGCGCCCAGGCGCTCGGCGCTGGGCAGCGCAAACAGGATGTGGTGGTCGGCCGGGCAGCTGAGCCAGACATTGTCGGCCAGTTCCTGCTCCAGTTGGCCAGCGCCCCAGCCGGCGTAGCCCAGCGTGATCAGCGCTTCACTGGGGCCGTGTCCGCGCGCCATGTCGGCGAGGATGTCGCGCGAAGTGGTCAGCTGCAGCGGCCCGAGGTCGAGACTGGATTCCCATTGGTGCGGGCCACGGTGCAGCACAAAGCCACGCTCGCGGTCTACCGGGCCGCCATTGAACACCTGGCACTGCTGCCCGGCGGCGACATCCAGTTCCGGCTCCAGCTGCTCCAGCAGGTCGGTGAGGTTGAGGTCGCTGGGCTGGTTTACCACCAGGCCCATGGCGCCCTGGTCCGTGTGTTCGCAGAGGTAGATCAGGCTGTGATCAAAACGCGGATCGGCCATGTGCGGCATGGCGATCAGGAAGTGATGGGTGAGGTTGCTCGGTATGCTTTGCGTCATGCGCTTAGTATTGGGCGGAAGTACGTGCAGGGCAAGGCCGCGCTGCTGATCAGGAGCTGGAAACCCGGTCGCCGGGTTCAAAGCGCCAGGTACGAATGATCTCCAGTACGTCAATGTCCATCAGGTCGCCGGTAAAGGGCGTGAAGGGAGCGGAAAGCCGCACGATGCGCAAGGCCGCGTTGTCCAGCACCTTGTGCCCGGAGGACTCGAGAATGCGTACTTCGCGCAGGGTGCCATCGCGGTTGATCGAAACCAACAAGCGCAGGCTGCCGTAAATCTTGTTGCTGCGCGCCTCCGCGGGGTAATTCAGGTTGCCGACCTTTTCGACTTTACGGCGCCAGGCGTCCTTGTAGTAGGCGCCCTTGTCTTGCATGGTCGACGCGGCGTTGAGGCGCAGCACACGGGGGCGCCGGGCATACTGCTGGCGCTCTTCGGCAAGTTGCGCTTCCAGGCTGGCAATCTCGCTGGACAGGGTGGTCATGTTGAAATGCAGGTTGGCCGGTGGTGCCTCAGTTGGCTTGGGTTTGGCCGGTGCGGTGGTGACCTGATCCAGCTTGGGGGCGCTGGTGGTGACCACTTTCTGCTCCTGCGGAACCGGTGGCGGGGCACTCACCTGTTGCTCAGGATTGACCTTGTTGATTTCGCTGTCCTGGAAATCGGCTTCCTCAGGGGTGCTGGGCGCAGCCTTTTCTTCCAGTGTGCCGCTGCCCTGCTGGTTATGCTGGGCAAGGTAGTCGGCCTGTTCTGGCTGCTCTTCGCTCTGCTGGGTGGCGAGCGTGATTTCCAGACTCTTGGACAGCTCGCTCGGGGTGGGTAGATCGAAGGTGATGCCGAGAATAATCAGCGCGTGCAACACCGCGGCGATGAACAGGGTGAAACCCAGGCGGTCACGTGCAGTGACCGTCGGTGGTGGCGCAGCAGGGGGTGTCACGGCTGTATTCATGCTATCCGTAGGCGTTGGCGTGATTCACATATGCGGTGAAGTCTGCCGCGCACGCCGGAAAAAGTCCATGCGCGGCGTCACCTTGCTGACCGGCAGTCTTCCTTCTGCCGGCACTTTTCATCGCCGCCATCAGCGCGCCGACAGTTGCTCGGCGATGGCATCCATCAACTGGCCGCCGATATCGGTCTGGTAGGCGGCGTCTATCTCGCGGATGCAGGTCGGGCTGGTGACATTGATCTCGGTGAGGTAATCGCCGATCACGTCCAGGCCGACAAACAGCAAGCCACGTTCGCGCAGCGCCGGGCCAACCTGGGCAGCAATCCAGCGGTCACGCTCGGTCAGCGGCCGTGCTTCACCGCGCCCGCCGGCGGCCAGGTTGCCCCGGGTTTCGCCTTTCTGCGGGATGCGGGCCAGGCAGTAGGGTACGGGCTCGCCCTTGATCATCAGGATGCGCTTGTCGCCATCGGTGATTTCCGGCAGATAGCGCTGCGCCATGATCTGCTCCTGACCATGACGCGTCAGGGTTTCGATAATCACGCTGAGGTTGGGATCGTTTTCCTTTATGCGGAAAATCATTGAACCGCCCATGCCGTCCAATGGTTTGAGAATAACGTCACGGTGCCGGGTGGCAAATTCGCGCAGAATATCGGCGCGGCGGGTGACGATATGCTCGGGAGCGCACTGCGGGAATTGGGTGGCAAACAACTTCTCGTTGCAGTCGCGCAGGCTGGCTGGACGATTAACCACCAGTACGCCGGCACGCTCGGCGGCTTCAAGAATGTGCGTCGCGTACAAAAACTCGTTGTCGAACGGCGGGTCCTTGCGCATCAGAATGACATCCAGTGTGCTTAGACTGAGTTGCTGCGATTCGCCAAGATCGTACCAATGGTCCGGATTGGCCTGTACCTGCAGTGGCCGCATGCAGCCCATGGCTTGACCGTCGGCCAGATACAGGTCCTGTGGTTCGAGGTAGAAGAGTTCCCATTGGCGCTCGCTGGCGGCCAGCAACATGGCCAGAGTACTGTCTTTCTTGTAGTGGATCGCGCTGATGGGATCCATGACGACGCCGAGACGAATAGGCATATAGAATTGATTTCCGCGCTGTTTCGAGGGAGGCGTCGAGTGTAACGCCAGAAGCCATAGACGAGAAAGGGCGGCTAATCTGGCTGGATGTCCCGGACATGAGTAAGCTTTATAGATTGGCCGATAAATCTATGCTAAAAGTACGCGGAAAAGGATTTGGCTGGTCAGCGGCTGCGACGTCGCAGCCATAAAGATTGAACCACCATTAATAACAAAGGCTGGTCTTATGGAAGAAAATTTCGAGAGCCTGAAGGTCATGGTGATTGATGACAGCAAGACGATTCGGCGCACGGCAGAAACGCTGCTGAAAAAGGTCGGATGCACCGTGATCACCGCGGTAGATGGCTTTGATGCGCTGGCCAAAATCGCGGACAACCACCCCGATATCATCTTCGTTGACATCATGATGCCGCGTCTTGATGGCTATCAGACCTGTGCGCTGATCAAGAACAACAGCGCGTTTCGCTCCACCCCGGTGATCATGCTATCCAGTAAGGACGGTTTGTTCGACAAGGCCAAGGGGCGGATTGTTGGCTCGGATCAGTACCTGACCAAGCCCTTCAGCAAGGAAGAGCTGCTGGGTGCCATTCGCGCACACGTGCCGCAAACCGGCAGCATGGCCGGTGCTGCAGGCGCCTGAGCCTGATTGCATTATTTTGAATTCACCGGGGGAGTCCGATGGCCCGTATTCTGGTAGTAGATGATTCGCCGACCGAGCTGTACAAGCTTACCGGCATGCTTGAAAAGCACGGTTACGAAGTGCTCAAGGCCGAGAATGGCGCTGATGGTGTCGCGCTCGCGCGCCAGGAAAAGCCGGATGCGGTACTGATGGATATCGTGATGCCGGGCCTTAACGGTTTTCAGGCTACGCGCCAGTTGACCAAGGATCCGGAAACCGGGCATATCCCGGTGATCATCGTCACCACCAAGGACCAGGAAACCGACAAGGTCTGGGGTACTCGCCAGGGCGCAAAAGACTATCTGACCAAGCCGGTCGAAGAGTCCACCCTGATCCAGACACTGAAATCGGTACTCGGCAGCTAGGAATCTCTGCCCGCTCGATGCCGCATAACAACGAGAATAGACACGGCATGTCAGAAACACAGCATCCCTTCGATCTATTGCAGGCGCTGGCCCAGCGTTGCCGCAGTGAAGCAAGCGGCCTGCCGTCTCAGGAAGTCGTCAGCGAGACCTGGAGCGGCGTTGGCTTTCGCCTCGCCGGCCATTTCATGCTGGCGGCGATGGGCGAAGTCAGTGAAATCCTCCATGAGCCACGTTACACCGCACTGCCACGGGTCAAGGCCTGGGTGCGCGGTGTCGCCAACGTGCGTGGGCGTCTGCTCCCGATTGTCGATATGAGCCGCTTCTTTGGCGTTACCAGTACGGTGCCGCGCAAGCAGCGTCGGGTACTGGTGCTCGACCGCGACGACATCTTTGTAGGGCTGCTGGTGGATGAACTGCTGGGTATGCAGCACATGCCGGTGAGTACTTTCAGCGAGCGGCTGCCCGTTCTGGACGACGCGGTACGGCCCTACGTAGTAGGCGCTTATACGGGCGATCAGACGGCATTGGTATTCAATTTTCGCGCGTTGGCGCACGATCAGACGTTTCTCGACGTGGCGCTCTGATCTGTTTTTTGGGGTGCGGCCGGGCAATCCGCTGCCGCAACGGAGCATGTTAGCTAGAACAACAAGGCTGTAGGCCAGGTAGGGGCCATAAGATGAAAAAGTTCGATAAACAGATGCTGTCCACGATGCGAAGCAACCGCACGCTCACCGGCCTGTTCGCCGCACTGATCCTGTCGTTGTTGTTGCTCTTCGTCAACTTCCTGTACCTGAATATTCAGAGCACATACGACACCGAATACATCGGTCACGCCGGCGAGCTGCGGGTACTCTCGCAGCAGATCTCCAAATCGGCCACGGAAGCCGCGACCGGTACGCCGGAAGCCTTCGGCCTGCTGCTCACCGCCCGTAATGACTTCCAGCAGCGCTGGGATTATCTGGTCAATGGGCGTGAAGAGACCGGCCTGCCGCCGACTCCGGCTGCATTGCAGGAGCAGTTGGCGCTGGCCCAGGCTGACTGGGACAAGGTACGCCGCAACGCGGATGCCATCCTGGCCAGCCAGGCGACGGTTCTGTCGCTGCACGAGGTTGCCAACACGCTTTCCGATACCGTGCCGCAGCTGCAGGTCGAATACGAGGACGTGGTAGACGTGCTGATCTCCAGCGGTGCACCCGCTGATCAGGTTGCCATCGCTCAGCGTCAGTCGCTGTTGGCCGAACGGATTCTCGGTTCGGTAAACCGCGTATTGGAAGGTGACCAGGATTCGGTGATGGCCGCTGATAGCTTCGGCCGCGACGCCAGCCTGTTCGGCCGCGTACTGCAGGGCATGTTGCAGGGTAACGCTGCCATCGGCATTACCCGCGTAGCTGATCCGGAAGCGGCGAGCCGACTGGAAGAAATTCAGTCGCTGTTCCGTTACGTATCCGACTCGGTTGACCAGATTCTGCTGACCTCGCCGGAACTCTATCAGGTACGCTCCGCTGCGAACGAAATCTTCACCGATTCGCAGTCGCTGCTGGATAACGTATCCGATCTGGCGATCGGCTTTGAGAATCGCGCCGATTCGCGGGTAGTCAATACCCTGCTGGGTTACGCGCTGGGTGTGATCGCGCTGGGCTGTATTTTGCTGACCGGTGTACAGATGACCCGCGACACCCGTGAGCGTCTGGCCGAAACCCGTGATAAGAATGAGCGCAACCAGGCGGCGATTCTGCGTCTGCTGGATGAGATCGGTGACTTGGCCGACGGTGACCTCACCGCCCAGGCGACGGTGACCGAAGACTTTACCGGCGCCATCGCCGACTCGATCAACGAATCCATTGACCAGCTGCGTGCACTGGTACAAACCATTAACGAAACCGCTCTGCAGGTGGAAGGCGCTGCCCAGGAAACCCAGGGCACAGCCATGCATTTGGCTGAAGCTTCCGAGCACCAGGCGCAGGAAATTGCCGGCGCTTCGGCGGCGGTAAACGAAATGGCGGTATCGATCGACCAGGTATCGGCCAACGCCTCCGAATCGGCAGCGGTGGCAGAGCGCTCGGTAGCCATCGCCAACAAGGGTAACGAGGTGGTGCAGAACACCATCGTCGGCATGGATACCATCCGTGAGCAGATTCAGGACACCTCCAAGCGGATCAAACGCCTTGGCGAATCCTCCCAGGAGATTGGTGACATCGTCAGTCTGATCAACGACATTGCCGACCAAACCAACATTCTCGCCTTGAACGCGGCGATCCAGGCCTCCATGGCCGGTGATGCCGGCCGCGGCTTCGCGGTAGTAGCAGACGAAGTACAGCGCCTTGCAGAACGTTCCTCTGGCGCGACCAAACAGATTGAAGCGCTGGTAAAAACCATTCAGACCGATACCAACGAGGCGGTTATCTCGATGGAACAAACCACCTCCGAGGTGGTACGCGGTGCGCGCCTGGCGCAGGACGCCGGTGTGGCACTGGAGGAGATCGAAAAGGTATCCACCAGTCTGGCAGCACTGATTCAGAACATCTCCAACGCCGCGCGGCAGCAGGCTTCCTCCGCCGGCCACATTTCCAACACCATGAACGTGATCCAGGAGATTACCTCGCAGACGTCGGCAGGTACCACCACCGCTCGCAGCATTGGTGAGTTGGCGAAACTGGCCGAGGCCATGCGCCAGTCGGTTGACGGCTTCACGCTACCGCAGCAGGACGACTAAGCTGAGTCGGAGGGTCGCTTGCGCGACTCTCCGGTTCCGCTTGGAGCGAGGGGCATAGAGTGCAGACAACGCAAAACTGGTCGTTGCAACAGCTGCCGGAAATGGACGCGCATCAATTTCAACAGTGGCAGACACTGCTGGAGGCGCGCACGGGCGTGTGCGTCAGTGATCAACGCAAGACCTTCCTGCAGACCAGCGTTGGCACGCGCATGCGCGAGCTGAAGATTGCCGACTATCAGACCTATTACGAACATGTGACCCAGGGTGCCGCGGGTGCCGTGGAGTGGTCTGCCTTGATTGAGCGCCTGACCGTGCGCGAAACCAGCTTTATGCGGCACCGCCCCTCGTTCGACGCCATCGGTCAGCACCTCGATCGGCTGCTGGTCGGGCGCGCAGCGGATCGTCCGTTGCAGCTCTGGAGCGTGGGCTGCGCCAGTGGCGAAGAGGCCTATTCGATGGCCATAGTCAGTGAGCAGAGCATTGCGGCGGCCGGCGGCCATGCCAGTGGCTACGGCATCTGGGCGACCGATATCAGTCTCAAGGCGCTGGAGCAGGGCCGCACCGCCGTGTATCCGGGCAATCGCCTGGGTGGTCTGGACGAGCGGGAGCGCCGCGAATGGCTGCAAACGCTGCCGAACGACCGTTATGAGATTGCCTACGCGCTGCGTGATCGGGTGTGTTTTTCGCGTTTGAACATTCTTGAATTGGCCCAGGCCCCGATCCGGGACCTGGATATCATCTTCTGCCAGAACCTGCTCATCTACTTCCGTCGCTGGCGTCGCCGCGACCTGCTCAACCTGCTGGCGACCCGGCTCGCGCCGGGCGGCATGTTGATCATCGGATTGGGTGAAATCATGGACTGGAACAATCCCCTGCTTGAGCGGCTGCCTGATGATCAGGTGCAGGCTTACGTGCGCCGGGAAAGCACTGGACTTCTGGAGTGAATATGGGTGATCGGCATGATTATGTCGCCCTCGATTGGGTCAAGGGCGAGATTTCCGAAACGCTGAACCAGGCGCGTCAGGCACTCGAAGCTTTTGTCGAAAACCCCGAGGATTCCACGCGTCTGCGTTTTTGTCTGACCTATATCCACCAGGTTCACGGCACACTGCAGATGGTCGAATTTTATGGCGCTGCACTGCTGGCCGAGGAGATGGAGCAACTCGCACAGGCGCTGATGAACGGCACGGTCAGCCGCGAAAGCGAAGCGCTGGAAGTGTTGATGCAGGCCATTTTGCAGATGCCCGCTTATCTGGACCGGGTACAGAGCGGCAGACGCGATCTGCCGCTGGTCTTGCTGCCCCTGCTGAACGACATGCGGACGGCGCGCGGCGACAAACTGCTGTCCGAAAACGCGTTGTTCAGCCCCGGGCTGGATACCAATGCCGCCGAGCCGGCCAGCGAGGGCTTTGCCGATCTGTCCGACAGCGACACCGTGCGCCAGCTGCGCAAACTGCGGCAGGCCTTGCAGATGTCCCAGGCTGGCGTCATTCGCGGGCAGGACGTGGCCACCAACAGTCGGCACCTGCGTAATGTCTTCAGCCGTTTGCAGCAGCTGTGCCAGGGCGCGCCCTACGCGGACCTGTGGGCGATCTTTGCCGGGGTTGCCGAAGGCCTGGAGCTGGGCAGCATCGAGAATGGCGCGGCCATTCGTCAGCTATTGCGCCAAGCCGATCAGGAGTTGCGTCAGCTGATGGCCCGCGGCGCGCCTGCTCTGCAGAGCAAGCCGCCACAGGAGTTACTGCGCAACCTGCTGTTTTACGTTGCCAAGAGCGCCGACGGCAGCCCCCGTCTGGACGCGCTGAAAGCGCGCTACCAGCTGGAGGATTC
This region includes:
- the pilH gene encoding twitching motility response regulator PilH yields the protein MARILVVDDSPTELYKLTGMLEKHGYEVLKAENGADGVALARQEKPDAVLMDIVMPGLNGFQATRQLTKDPETGHIPVIIVTTKDQETDKVWGTRQGAKDYLTKPVEESTLIQTLKSVLGS
- the ruvX gene encoding Holliday junction resolvase RuvX, with product MSHHQRAMAFDYGTRQIGVAVGQTLTGSAEPLANLRARDGIPDWEQIGKLIKEWKPDILIVGLPLNMDGSDSEMSARASKFARRLEGRFQLPAQCIDERLSTFEAKQQLRDQRRTPGSYRDNPVDSLAAALLLETWLASQPKENS
- the pyrR gene encoding bifunctional pyr operon transcriptional regulator/uracil phosphoribosyltransferase PyrR, whose product is MTALPEVGPLLQQMADQLSRYLKERQIEDPAFVGIHTGGVWISEALHQQVAPEAPMGTLDIAFYRDDFEQHGLPQRVRPSELPFTVDGRHLILVDDVLMTGRTIRAALNELFDYGRPASVTLVTLLDIEARQLPVRADILGASLALPPGQRVKLTGPSPLQLTLNAATN
- a CDS encoding dihydroorotase, with the protein product MRLTIQGARVIDPASQFDRITDLHIAAGHIQAMGAAPEGFTANQTIDARGLIASPGLVDLNVSLREPGYSRKGSIDSETRAAAAGGVTSLCCPPDSKPVLDTSAVAELILDRSQAAGHARVLPIGALTKNLEGEHLSELVALRDAGCVAFTQGLNPMGSNRILRRSLEYAATFDVPIIFTPLDPSLAEGGMAHEGPTASRLGLVGIPESAETVALARDLLLIEQTGVRAHFSGLTSARAVDMLATAQARGLPVTADVAAYQLLLCDEDLNGFSSLLHVMPPLRSAADRRALREAVQSGVIQAIASHHRPHEPEAKRVPFAASAPGISSVEILLPLALTLVADGLLELPALLSRLTTGPAAALHLQAGQLTLGGAADITLFDPAQACEIGRNWLSRGANCPFIGQGAPAAVTHTLCNGKLVYQAN
- a CDS encoding response regulator, with the protein product MEENFESLKVMVIDDSKTIRRTAETLLKKVGCTVITAVDGFDALAKIADNHPDIIFVDIMMPRLDGYQTCALIKNNSAFRSTPVIMLSSKDGLFDKAKGRIVGSDQYLTKPFSKEELLGAIRAHVPQTGSMAGAAGA
- the siaA gene encoding biofilm regulation protein phosphatase SiaA (SiaB is a threonine kinase acting on SiaC; SiaA is the matching phosphatase.) is translated as MAAFGLRGKSLVALLLAGLLALLPAGLIGWSLLSGIHEHFGEAYARNATLLSREKIRAPISRELALSLRLANSEVTLQWLKDPQNPEKKDLFFREAERYRQDFRDHAYFIGMLSNMGYYFNGNDEPLSREPRYTLNPDAPADSWFFATLRDTENFNINVDLNPELNTTKVWLNMVVKDDNGEVLALAGSGVDLSSFIRDFIASDDSGVTPMILDSEGAIQAHQDRSLIALNSGADAKAAAGNTLLDLLANDEQRASVLAAMQAVQAEPGAVQVRTVSLDGHARLLALSYIPELNWFVANAIDLNSAQVIDRTWLLPVLLGLGALLILFVLLFAFAIERLLLRPLRQLRYSAQAMAAGRYDVALPHTRNDEIGELSEAFDAMAQKVRSHTSELEQRVQERTRDLEAANQSMLSARKKIEDSIDYASLIQRSILPNRELVNALGQHHAVLWRPRDVVGGDFYIFRSEAPRCLFGVVDCAGHGVPGALMTMLAHAALEQAISDCGLDDPAAILQRTDQIVRSMLSDSAEYKSVATNMDVGLAYVDLQGRRVVFSGAKIALYHSDGSSVEHLSGGRRALGDKRQGEYHNSEVALQAGRTFYLCTDGFLDQAGGDRGFGFGSSRFAEMLCQHAKLPLQQQSAAFSDTLASYQGDYPQRDDITMLCFRFD
- a CDS encoding energy transducer TonB, translating into MNTAVTPPAAPPPTVTARDRLGFTLFIAAVLHALIILGITFDLPTPSELSKSLEITLATQQSEEQPEQADYLAQHNQQGSGTLEEKAAPSTPEEADFQDSEINKVNPEQQVSAPPPVPQEQKVVTTSAPKLDQVTTAPAKPKPTEAPPANLHFNMTTLSSEIASLEAQLAEERQQYARRPRVLRLNAASTMQDKGAYYKDAWRRKVEKVGNLNYPAEARSNKIYGSLRLLVSINRDGTLREVRILESSGHKVLDNAALRIVRLSAPFTPFTGDLMDIDVLEIIRTWRFEPGDRVSSS
- a CDS encoding aspartate carbamoyltransferase catalytic subunit, with the protein product MSQTPHHLQLNHQGQLRHFLTIEGLSRELLTELLDTADSFLEVGERAVKKVPLLRGKTVCNVFFENSTRTRTTFELAAKRLSADVLNLNISTSSTSKGETLYDTLQNLEAMAADMFVVRHGDSGAAHFIAERVCPDVAVINAGDGNHAHPTQAMLDMLTIRRHRGDFEKLSVAIVGDILHSRVARSNMQALKTLGCPDIRVIAPRTLLPEGIDQYGVRVFNDLRVGLRDVDVVIMLRLQKERMQSGLLPSEGEFYKLYGLTRETLALAKPDALVMHPGPINRGVEIESEVADGPQSVILKQVTYGIAVRMAVMSMAMTGQTTQRQLTQEAN
- the gshB gene encoding glutathione synthase → MPIRLGVVMDPISAIHYKKDSTLAMLLAASERQWELFYLEPQDLYLADGQAMGCMRPLQVQANPDHWYDLGESQQLSLSTLDVILMRKDPPFDNEFLYATHILEAAERAGVLVVNRPASLRDCNEKLFATQFPQCAPEHIVTRRADILREFATRHRDVILKPLDGMGGSMIFRIKENDPNLSVIIETLTRHGQEQIMAQRYLPEITDGDKRILMIKGEPVPYCLARIPQKGETRGNLAAGGRGEARPLTERDRWIAAQVGPALRERGLLFVGLDVIGDYLTEINVTSPTCIREIDAAYQTDIGGQLMDAIAEQLSAR
- a CDS encoding YqgE/AlgH family protein, producing MTQSIPSNLTHHFLIAMPHMADPRFDHSLIYLCEHTDQGAMGLVVNQPSDLNLTDLLEQLEPELDVAAGQQCQVFNGGPVDRERGFVLHRGPHQWESSLDLGPLQLTTSRDILADMARGHGPSEALITLGYAGWGAGQLEQELADNVWLSCPADHHILFALPSAERLGAAARSLGVDWALLTSQAGHA